In Crassostrea angulata isolate pt1a10 chromosome 6, ASM2561291v2, whole genome shotgun sequence, a genomic segment contains:
- the LOC128187036 gene encoding src kinase-associated phosphoprotein 2-like: MTSFHESIKELISEVEKFLVETIKKEALSKTSKEHKQTILDKIGRLREEFPQFTPDKQSEDTKSADQSFTDESSRTGGSSNADDEDQYGDSNIPAIPAQDLTDTIKCGFLEKKQRKGGLFGGPKLQKRWCAIKHNIFYYYESAKERKQHGAFYLNGYYLEAAPEAVDKKDSARRELSFQLVCPAKRTYQFVALSKEDYDDWKVAISKGALSSSSRENILNDDEPGEVYEDVGAGDDAVVEEVYDDTLDEPEPSPKPVVKALPSIPRPPPPSIPTEPTCDEIYDDTANPDDDIQEEYDDCVTAVPPPPPPTPGRSLPEIPGSRKPLPSVPPTPPPSIPKPLPNIPPPEVPKESKPDASSEPQIPPDQDYENMFLGKWNCKADRSNELGFNKGDKLYIISREFDDKSWWVAELNGKFGLVPKNYLTPAYELAR, encoded by the exons AGGTGGAAAAGTTTCTTGTCGAAACAATAAAGAAAGAAGCCTTGTCCAAGACCTCTAAGGAACACAAGCAGACAATCCTTGATAAGATTGGACGACTGAGGGAGGAGTTCCCACAATTCACCCCAGACAAACAGTCCGAGGACACCAAATCAG CTGACCAGAGTTTTACGGACGAGTCTTCAAGGACAGGCGGAAGTTCTAACGCTGATGACGAGGACCAGTATGGCGACTCCA aCATTCCTGCCATTCCTGCTCAAGATTTGACAGATACAATCAAATGTGGCTTCCTGGAGAAAAAGCAGAGGAAAG GAGGACTGTTTGGGGGCCCCAAGCTACAGAAGCGGTGGTGTGCCATAAAGCACAATATCTTCTACTATTACGAGTCGGCCAAGGAGAGGAAGCAACATGGCGCCTTTTACTTGAATGGTTACTATCTAGAGGCGGCTCCAGAGGCGGTGGACAAAAAGGACTCGGCGCGACGCGAGCTCAGCTTCCAACTCGTCTGTCCAGCAAAACGAACATACCAG tTTGTGGCCCTGTCAAAGGAAGATTATGACGACTGGAAAGTGGCCATCAGCAAAGGAGCTTTAAGCTCTTCCTCCAGAGAAAACATTCTAA ATGACGATGAGCCTGGTGAGGTGTATGAGGATGTAGGAGCAGGCGATGACGCTGTTGTAGAGGAAGTGTATGACGATACCCTGGATGAACCTGAGCCCTCCCCCAAACCAGTTGTCAAAGCTCTCCCCTCCATCCCCCGACCCCCACCTCCCAGCATACCCACGGAACCCACCTGTGACGAGATATATGATGATACAGCTAATCCTGATGATGACATTCAGGAGGAATACGATGATTGCGTCACTGCTGTTCCGCCACCTCCCCCTCCCACCCCCGGTAGATCCCTGCCTGAAATCCCAGGATCCCGCAAACCGCTCCCATCGGTTCCCCCTACTCCCCCACCTTCCATCCCAAAGCCCCTCCCCAACATTCCACCCCCAGAGGTGCCAAAAGAAAGCAAGCCTGACGCGAGTTCTGAGCCCCAAATACCTCCTGATCAGGACTACGAGAACATGTTCCTGGGGAAATGGAACTGCAAGGCCGACAGAAGCAACGAGCTGGGCTTTAACAAGGGAGATAAGCTGTACATTATTAGTCGGGAGTTTGATG
- the LOC128187040 gene encoding ras-like GTP-binding protein Rho1, with translation MSLCCMRPKTKFEEVGMAEVRKKLVIVGDGSTGKTCLLMVFSRDKFPEVYIPTVFETYVADIEVDNKQVELALWDTAGQEDYDRLRPLSYPDTDVILMCYSIDNPDSLVNIREKWTPEVKHFCPSVPIVLVGNKKDTRTDPEVIKELELEKKEPVKTQEGQAVAEQIRAFSFVECSAKTQDGVRKVFETATRAALQVRKKRKLRKCKLL, from the coding sequence ATGTCATTGTGTTGTATGCGCCCCAAGACCAAGTTTGAAGAAGTTGGAATGGCGGAAGTGCGAAAGAAGTTAGTTATCGTGGGTGATGGGTCCACCGGTAAAACATGTCTATTGATGGTTTTCAGTCGCGATAAGTTTCCCGAGGTCTACATACCAACAGTGTTTGAGACGTACGTAGCAGACATTGAGGTGGATAATAAACAGGTGGAACTGGCTCTGTGGGACACAGCGGGTCAGGAGGACTACGACAGACTACGCCCACTCTCCTACCCCGACACTGACGTCATCTTAATGTGTTACTCCATAGACAATCCCGACAGCCTGGTCAACATTAGGGAAAAGTGGACCCCCGAGGTCAAACATTTCTGTCCCAGTGTCCCCATCGTTCTAGTGGGCAATAAAAAAGACACACGCACTGATCCTGAAGTGATCAAAGAATTGGAACTGGAGAAGAAAGAGCCGGTAAAGACCCAGGAGGGACAGGCGGTGGCGGAGCAGATCCGCGCCTTCTCCTTCGTGGAGTGTTCCGCCAAAACTCAGGACGGTGTCCGTAAGGTGTTCGAGACAGCCACCCGGGCGGCGCTACAGGTCCGGAAAAAACGGAAGCTGCGAAAGTGTAAACTTTTGTGA